In Doryrhamphus excisus isolate RoL2022-K1 chromosome 7, RoL_Dexc_1.0, whole genome shotgun sequence, one genomic interval encodes:
- the stard5 gene encoding stAR-related lipid transfer protein 5, whose protein sequence is MDYEDKANEVAECLQSYRNDASGWKVCKRSNDTVVSWRPSSEFPGNVYKGVGVINGSLEKVWDCLKPVPKGRRVSWDNNVKKFDLLEQVTEDISICRTVTPSAAMGIISPRDFVDVILIRQHEDGAISSNATNVSHQGCPPQSGYVRGFNHPCGCICVPISAEPNKTQVYTFFQTDLGGLLPRSVVDSFFPSSMIEFYSNLAKTVKSLKDV, encoded by the exons ATGGACTATGAAGACAAGGCGAATGAGGTGGCGGAGTGTTTGCAGAGCTACAGGAACGATGCGTCTGGTTGGAAAGTTTGCAAACGATCG AATGACACGGTGGTCTCATGGCGTCCTTCCTCTGAGTTCCCAGGGAATGT GTATAAAGGTGTTGGTGTTATAAATGGCAGCCTGGAGAAGGTCTGGGATTGTCTGAAACCGGTGCCGAAAGGACGCAGAGTCAGCTGGGAcaataatgtgaaaaagtttgaccttttggaacaagtCACagag GATATATCCATCTGCCGAACCGTCACGCCATCAGCAGCCATGGGTATCATATCTCCACGAGACTTCGTAGATGTTATTTTAATCAGGCAACATGAAGATGGCGCCATTTCCTCAAATG CCACTAATGTGAGCCATCAGGGCTGCCCCCCCCAGTCTGGTTACGTGAGGGGATTCAACCATCCATGCGGCTGCATATGTGTCCCCATATCAGC GGAACCCAACAAGACCCAGGTGTACACGTTCTTCCAGACAGACCTTGGCGGCTTACTTCCTCGTTCTGTGGTAGACTCCTTCTTCCCTTCTAGCATGATCGAGTTCTACAGCAATTTGGCCAAGACTGTTAAATCTCTCAAGGACGTCTGA